CTAGGTACATTTACAATGTTCTTTAACGGTGGTTTAATCCCAGGTTTTATTAACCTTAAAAACCTAGGTCTTCTGGATACGTTTTGGGTATATATCATTCCTACAATGTTTAACTTCTTCAACTTGATTATCTTTACCTCATTTTTTAGATCTATACCAGAGAGTCTAGAGGAGTCAGCATATATAGACGGAGCCCATGAGGGAATAATATTTACTCGAATAATTTTACCTCTATCAGGTCCAGTTTTAGCAACAATATCACTATTCCATGGTGTATGGCACTGGAACGACTTTTTCATGGGTGTAATTTATGTAAACAATAGGGACTTAGAGCCTATTCAGACATATCTTTATAGAATAATTACTAGTGGAAGTGTAAATACTCAGATGAGTGCAACTCCAGCAGCTGTAAGGTCAAATGCTGTAAATAGTACATCTTTAAGGTTGGCTACTATGATTGTTGTTACCTTTCCAATTGTTTGTGTTTACCCATTTTTACAAAAGTACTTTGTTCAAGGAATGACTGTAGGGTCAGTAAAAGGTTAATAATTCCGTAAGGATTTATATATATAAAAAGGAGATTTTTATGAAACAACTATTTTTAAGATTAACTTCTGTTTTGATGTTCCTAATGTTAGCTACATCAATGTTTGCAAATGGTAATGGTGAAAAATCATCAACTGCTGCAACGAATCTAACTGCAGACCAAGCTGGTTGGCAGGTGGATACTAGTCCAATTACTTTTGACTGGTATTTACACTTCTCATGGTTCCCAAATCAATGGGGAGATGACCCAACATCTAGATATATTACAGAAAAAACAGGTGTTGATATTAACTTTGTAGTACCTGCAGGTTCTGAAGCAGAGAAATTAAATACTTTAATTGCCGGAGACCAACTACCAGATATTATAACTTTAGGTTGGTGGGAAGCGCAGATTACTGATATGATCGATGGTGAGATGGTTTATCCTCTTGACGAATTAGCAGAAAAATATGATCCATACTTTTTTAAAGTTGCAAACCCAGCACGTTTAGGTTGGTACACTAAAGAGGATGGTCACATTTATGGTTATCCAAATGCATCTTATACTCCAAGTGACTACGATAAGTTTGAAATTCCATCAAACTCTGTATTTATAGTAAGAAAAGATATGTATGAAGCGTTAGGTAGCCCTTCTATGAGAACTCCAGAAGGATTCTTAGATACTTTAAAAAGAGCTAAAGAGATGTTCCCTGAAGTTAATGGTAACCCTCTAATTCCTTTTGCTGGTGAACCGTTTAATGAGCAAGGTAATAACTCTTTTGAGAAATACCTACAAAACTTCCTAAATATTCCTCAACAAATTGATGGGAAATTATATGATAGAACTTCTCACCCTGAGTATAAAAGATGGTTAAAAACATTTAGAGAAGCA
Above is a genomic segment from Thiospirochaeta perfilievii containing:
- a CDS encoding carbohydrate ABC transporter permease; protein product: MNKYKKKIEAFPIVNTVLMVFLAFITLYPIWYTIVLAFNDASDAALGGIYWWPREFSLESFQKVFEEDVIIQAFTISVLRTVIGTVTAILFTAMTAYAWSKKHLIGRNIYLALGTFTMFFNGGLIPGFINLKNLGLLDTFWVYIIPTMFNFFNLIIFTSFFRSIPESLEESAYIDGAHEGIIFTRIILPLSGPVLATISLFHGVWHWNDFFMGVIYVNNRDLEPIQTYLYRIITSGSVNTQMSATPAAVRSNAVNSTSLRLATMIVVTFPIVCVYPFLQKYFVQGMTVGSVKG
- a CDS encoding extracellular solute-binding protein, producing MKQLFLRLTSVLMFLMLATSMFANGNGEKSSTAATNLTADQAGWQVDTSPITFDWYLHFSWFPNQWGDDPTSRYITEKTGVDINFVVPAGSEAEKLNTLIAGDQLPDIITLGWWEAQITDMIDGEMVYPLDELAEKYDPYFFKVANPARLGWYTKEDGHIYGYPNASYTPSDYDKFEIPSNSVFIVRKDMYEALGSPSMRTPEGFLDTLKRAKEMFPEVNGNPLIPFAGEPFNEQGNNSFEKYLQNFLNIPQQIDGKLYDRTSHPEYKRWLKTFREANEMGLLSPDIFIDQRPQIEEKQEQGRYFSMLYQHTDMANQQMSLYQRDPNSIYIAVDGPANAKMDDPVLEGGGISGWTVTLISKNCEDPARAIRFLSYWMSEEGQHDFTLGAPGQWETVDGQDQLTKEAMDLMINDRSAYDKEYGGQQTYWMLMDNPMFEGKKWAPQPVTPMKELINWTKPYTASFAQFSNLTIPGYEPESVIGTKQQTMEGKYIPLLIIAESDKEFEDIWAEWQQKKEDINLQAMYDYQQPMYEANCEKLGVPVK